The genomic stretch GCCGTTCCTGTTCGACTCGAGCATGTCGAGATCTCTCGTCGGCGCGACGTGATTGTCGTGTGGGTCAGATCGAGTGATCAGAAGCCTCACTACCTCGTCCGTCCTGGCCACCCGTCGATGCGCCCGAAGGCCTACGTGCGCGTACAGGACAAGAGCGTCGGTGCCAGCCGCGAGGCCGAGAAGCTCATGCGTGACAAATCTCGCGATGACGTGCTATTCGAGTTTGGAGAGAAGGAGCACACCCTG from Rhodothermales bacterium encodes the following:
- a CDS encoding ATP-binding protein; this translates as AVPVRLEHVEISRRRDVIVVWVRSSDQKPHYLVRPGHPSMRPKAYVRVQDKSVGASREAEKLMRDKSRDDVLFEFGEKEHTLMRYLETYGRITVEQFARVANISRKTASRTLVILTRAEILMLHPTERQDYFTVADRA